In Labilibaculum sp. DW002, a single window of DNA contains:
- a CDS encoding sodium:solute symporter family protein, which yields MNQLQYISLVLLALYFTGIMITVLRSKASKNTEDYFLAGRQLPFWALSITFIASWWGGGSAIDLVDHGFNQGISSFWIYGMPVLFSTFLMYIFSKAIRKIGSITQPQLMEERYDKKVAFLLSLLILIFMILGVATQAVVIGNFFQSFFDIDYKLAALVGTSIVLLYSFFGGFKGVVITDIIQFVFLLIAAIVLFVFAYNHSGGFEKVQEIALKNNKPEFFSFFHNISNNLVFIITFGCSWMIQANIWQRISATKTPGDAKKMMSLAFVVFIPLYLIVTLTGVLSLGLFDSVPEGGIVPAMIIQYMPVGLAALMFVGLCSAIMSTMDSMINTGALVLSVDIFKNRFRPLANSKQMVWAGKISTLIIALLGLLISLEIRSILRIAWIGSDFLATGAFVPLILAFIWKAGNSKGAFASIIFGLLFSTYNLLIALGVKLPTVWEIASVQQALFGMIASALIFIGVSLLTKPETEKAEAFIEKAGML from the coding sequence ATGAATCAACTTCAATATATCTCCTTGGTCTTGCTTGCCCTGTATTTTACAGGAATCATGATCACTGTTCTTCGATCGAAAGCAAGTAAAAACACTGAGGATTATTTTTTAGCTGGCAGACAACTCCCCTTTTGGGCACTCTCGATAACCTTTATTGCCTCATGGTGGGGTGGCGGATCAGCAATTGATTTGGTCGATCATGGATTTAATCAAGGAATCAGTTCATTTTGGATTTACGGAATGCCAGTACTGTTCTCAACATTTCTGATGTATATCTTCTCGAAAGCCATTCGAAAAATTGGTAGCATTACCCAACCACAGTTGATGGAAGAACGTTACGATAAAAAAGTTGCCTTCCTCCTCTCCCTTTTAATCCTAATTTTCATGATTTTGGGTGTGGCGACTCAAGCAGTCGTTATTGGAAATTTCTTTCAATCCTTTTTCGATATCGATTATAAACTTGCCGCATTAGTAGGAACTAGCATTGTATTACTCTACTCCTTTTTTGGTGGATTTAAGGGTGTAGTGATTACTGATATCATTCAATTTGTATTTCTACTGATCGCAGCCATAGTACTCTTTGTTTTCGCCTACAATCATTCCGGTGGTTTCGAAAAAGTTCAAGAAATAGCGCTTAAGAATAACAAGCCAGAGTTCTTTTCCTTTTTTCATAACATCTCGAACAATCTTGTGTTCATTATTACCTTTGGTTGCTCATGGATGATACAAGCCAATATCTGGCAAAGAATTTCGGCTACGAAAACACCCGGAGATGCAAAAAAGATGATGTCCTTAGCCTTTGTGGTTTTTATTCCCTTATACCTTATTGTTACTCTAACAGGTGTTTTAAGCCTTGGACTATTCGATTCGGTTCCTGAAGGTGGTATCGTTCCTGCAATGATCATTCAATACATGCCAGTTGGCCTAGCTGCTCTTATGTTTGTTGGCTTGTGCTCCGCAATCATGTCAACCATGGATTCGATGATAAATACAGGAGCTTTGGTACTTAGCGTTGATATTTTCAAAAATAGATTTAGACCACTCGCCAATTCGAAACAAATGGTGTGGGCAGGTAAAATCTCAACTCTAATTATTGCATTGCTAGGCCTGCTCATTAGTCTTGAAATACGTTCTATTCTACGAATCGCTTGGATCGGATCAGACTTTTTGGCCACAGGAGCATTTGTACCGCTTATTTTAGCCTTTATTTGGAAAGCAGGCAACTCAAAAGGAGCTTTTGCATCCATTATATTCGGACTGCTTTTTTCTACCTACAACCTACTTATAGCATTAGGTGTAAAGCTACCAACAGTTTGGGAAATTGCATCGGTACAACAAGCCCTTTTCGGGATGATTGCTTCTGCCTTAATCTTTATTGGGGTTAGTTTGCTTACAAAACCAGAGACTGAAAAAGCAGAAGCATTTATTGAGAAAGCTGGGATGTTGTAA
- a CDS encoding glycosyltransferase family 4 protein has product MKVLMFGWEFPPHISGGLGTACYGLTRGLAKIDDLDIIFVVPKAHGDEDQSKMKLVGANGVSIEQVQTHIENFKTQHTYLEVESQLIPYNDPDEYYTFRSQDLYGQNKFFKVDKEGKLEFSGKYGANLIEEIYKYAYVASTIADNHEHDVIHAHDWLCYPAGIAAKEVSGKPLVIHVHATDFDRSGGNVNPKVFEIEKKGMDAADQIIAVSNLTRNIVIEKYGQDPAKVKTVYNAVEPVTIEEKLKVKKGVKEKVVTFLGRITMQKGPEYFVEAAYEVLKRTEDVRFVMAGSGDMLEKMVERAAQLGISDKFHFTGFLKGDDVFQMFLLSDVYVMPSVSEPFGISPLEAMQSNVPVIISKQSGVSEILTHAVKVDYWDIDAMADAIYGIVKYDALANVFKEEGKEEVDNLKWANAALNVHDVYTSAIELFEPSLKN; this is encoded by the coding sequence ATGAAAGTTCTAATGTTTGGGTGGGAATTTCCACCGCATATTTCGGGAGGATTGGGCACAGCTTGTTATGGATTAACCAGAGGCTTAGCCAAAATTGACGATTTGGACATCATTTTTGTTGTACCAAAAGCCCATGGTGACGAAGATCAAAGCAAAATGAAATTGGTTGGTGCCAATGGTGTTTCTATTGAGCAAGTTCAAACTCACATCGAAAATTTTAAAACTCAACATACCTATTTGGAAGTTGAGTCACAATTAATACCCTATAATGATCCGGATGAATATTATACATTTAGGAGTCAGGATTTGTATGGGCAAAACAAGTTTTTTAAGGTAGATAAAGAAGGTAAGCTTGAGTTTAGTGGTAAATATGGTGCAAATCTTATCGAAGAGATATACAAATACGCCTATGTTGCTTCTACCATTGCTGATAATCATGAACATGATGTAATTCATGCTCACGACTGGTTGTGTTATCCTGCAGGAATAGCAGCCAAAGAGGTTTCAGGTAAGCCATTGGTGATTCATGTGCACGCTACTGATTTTGATCGAAGTGGTGGAAATGTGAATCCTAAAGTTTTTGAAATTGAGAAAAAGGGTATGGATGCTGCTGATCAGATTATTGCAGTAAGTAACCTAACTCGGAATATTGTAATTGAAAAGTATGGACAAGATCCTGCTAAAGTAAAAACGGTTTACAATGCTGTTGAGCCAGTTACAATTGAAGAAAAGCTGAAGGTGAAAAAGGGCGTGAAAGAAAAGGTTGTGACTTTTTTGGGTAGAATTACCATGCAGAAAGGACCTGAGTATTTTGTTGAGGCAGCTTATGAAGTATTGAAGAGGACAGAGGATGTTCGCTTTGTGATGGCGGGAAGTGGAGATATGTTAGAGAAGATGGTTGAGCGTGCTGCCCAATTGGGAATTAGCGATAAATTTCATTTTACAGGCTTCTTGAAAGGTGATGATGTATTTCAAATGTTCTTGCTGAGTGATGTGTATGTAATGCCATCTGTTTCGGAGCCTTTTGGGATATCACCATTGGAAGCAATGCAATCTAATGTTCCGGTAATTATTTCAAAGCAATCGGGCGTTTCGGAAATCTTAACACATGCTGTTAAAGTAGATTATTGGGATATTGATGCTATGGCAGATGCCATTTATGGTATCGTTAAATACGATGCTTTGGCTAACGTATTTAAGGAGGAAGGAAAGGAAGAAGTGGACAATTTAAAATGGGCAAATGCCGCCTTAAACGTCCACGATGTTTATACCTCTGCTATTGAATTATTCGAACCATCACTTAAAAATTAA
- a CDS encoding RDD family protein, producing the protein MNEIVENKLELSSRKRRIAAFLIDHFLLSFLMTSIIFLALGPNFMDEGNMVKIGGTIMYAMLPLILLYLTKDSVKGISAGRLIMGIMVRDAIDPNNTPSFWRLILRNLLLVFWFVEFIVLAISKSKKRLGDLAADTIVVRNPNKHLLLPKILILSGIGISFFLFITLFVSSAIKSSSAYKITIQNIELNEEIRSETGGITGYGMIPTGNINITNGFGDAQLEITVKGNDKDVCVSAHLTKEPNHDWELIEMNN; encoded by the coding sequence ATGAACGAAATAGTAGAAAACAAACTAGAGCTATCAAGTCGAAAAAGACGTATTGCAGCCTTTTTAATTGATCATTTCTTACTCTCATTTTTAATGACTTCAATTATATTTTTAGCTCTTGGTCCTAATTTTATGGACGAAGGAAATATGGTTAAAATTGGAGGTACAATAATGTATGCAATGCTTCCCCTAATTCTCTTGTATCTTACTAAAGATTCAGTTAAGGGAATCAGTGCAGGCAGATTGATTATGGGCATAATGGTTCGAGATGCTATTGATCCAAACAATACACCTTCTTTTTGGCGCTTAATACTTCGGAATTTATTACTTGTTTTTTGGTTTGTAGAATTTATTGTATTGGCTATAAGCAAATCTAAAAAAAGACTAGGAGATCTAGCTGCAGATACCATCGTAGTCAGAAACCCAAACAAGCATTTACTACTTCCAAAGATCTTAATTTTATCGGGCATTGGAATCTCTTTCTTTCTTTTCATTACCCTCTTTGTTAGTTCTGCGATTAAAAGTTCAAGCGCTTACAAAATAACCATACAGAATATTGAGTTAAACGAAGAAATACGAAGTGAAACTGGAGGAATAACAGGCTATGGAATGATTCCAACTGGAAACATTAACATTACAAACGGCTTTGGCGATGCGCAACTTGAAATTACAGTTAAAGGAAATGATAAGGATGTATGTGTTAGTGCGCACCTAACAAAGGAACCAAACCATGATTGGGAATTAATTGAAATGAATAATTAA
- a CDS encoding glycogen debranching enzyme N-terminal domain-containing protein has product MNYLKFDKAQLVNTEYSLKKEFIRTNRAGSFASSTIINCNTRKYHGLLICPIEKFGGENHVLLSSLDETIIQHESPFNLGIHKFPGEYSPKGHKYVREFEMDSFPSITYRVGGVVLKKEFVLVEKEQRVLIRYTLLEANSATTIRLQPFLAFRNIHALTKANLDANTRSECIKNGVKLCLYKDFPYLNMQTSKKAEFVHVPDWYYNIEYKEEKKRGYECHEDLFVPGYFEMLIEKGETITFSAGTKEIDPAKIEKQFTSELKKRDKRDSFESCLEHSAVQFFAKNGKETGIINGFPWFSTSERNTYLSLPGLTLARDDEKTFLDVFSTVFERICNRFSSNPDVNEGRFSVDVPLWAFWTLQKYIEFGADKKEIWKKYGKKLIEVLQNYKHGSNLSIKMHDNGLLWVIEQGVTWMNVRNKGVCLNRRMGYVVELNALWYNAVRFALDLAKEAKDTSFIADWEALPEEIEESFLATFWNKEKGYLSDYVDDTHQSWAVRPNQLFAVSLPYSCLKKKKKKAILDVIEKELLTSKGLRTLSPKNHEYLGVFGGSEEKRNLAFHQGSVFPWLFGHYAEAYLTLYKKGGEATIDRLLDGFEDCLHEHGLGTISEIYDGNPPHRPNEATSYALSVAEIIRVKKMLLQKSDK; this is encoded by the coding sequence ATGAACTACCTTAAATTTGACAAGGCTCAGCTGGTAAATACCGAATATTCTTTGAAAAAAGAATTTATACGTACGAACCGAGCGGGCTCATTTGCCAGTTCGACTATTATTAATTGCAACACCCGAAAATATCATGGACTTCTCATCTGTCCAATTGAGAAATTTGGCGGTGAAAATCATGTTCTTTTGTCTTCTCTCGATGAGACTATTATTCAACACGAATCCCCCTTTAACCTTGGGATTCATAAGTTCCCTGGAGAATATAGCCCCAAAGGACACAAGTACGTTCGTGAGTTTGAAATGGATTCTTTTCCTTCCATAACTTATCGTGTTGGTGGAGTTGTCTTAAAAAAGGAGTTTGTTTTAGTAGAAAAAGAACAAAGAGTATTAATTCGTTATACTTTATTGGAAGCTAATTCGGCTACAACAATAAGATTACAACCATTTTTAGCTTTTCGTAACATTCATGCTCTTACGAAAGCGAATTTAGATGCAAATACTCGATCAGAGTGTATTAAGAATGGTGTAAAGCTTTGTTTGTACAAAGACTTTCCTTATTTGAATATGCAAACATCCAAAAAGGCTGAATTTGTTCATGTTCCTGATTGGTATTACAATATAGAATACAAGGAGGAGAAAAAAAGAGGCTATGAATGTCACGAAGATCTTTTTGTTCCAGGATATTTTGAAATGCTAATAGAAAAAGGAGAGACAATAACCTTTTCGGCAGGAACCAAGGAAATTGATCCTGCTAAGATTGAAAAACAATTTACCTCTGAATTAAAAAAGAGAGACAAACGAGATAGCTTCGAAAGTTGTTTGGAGCATTCTGCGGTTCAGTTTTTTGCAAAAAATGGAAAAGAAACGGGCATCATTAATGGTTTTCCTTGGTTTAGCACAAGCGAAAGAAATACCTATTTATCCTTACCTGGATTAACATTGGCAAGAGACGATGAGAAGACTTTTTTGGATGTTTTTTCTACAGTTTTTGAAAGAATTTGTAATCGCTTTTCATCAAATCCGGATGTAAATGAAGGTCGATTCTCAGTTGACGTACCTTTATGGGCGTTTTGGACCCTACAGAAGTACATTGAATTTGGAGCTGATAAAAAAGAGATTTGGAAGAAATATGGTAAGAAGTTAATAGAGGTACTTCAAAATTATAAACATGGATCCAATTTGTCTATAAAAATGCACGATAACGGTTTGTTGTGGGTTATAGAGCAAGGTGTAACCTGGATGAACGTACGAAACAAAGGCGTTTGTTTAAACCGACGTATGGGGTATGTGGTAGAGCTAAATGCATTATGGTACAATGCTGTTCGGTTCGCTCTCGATTTAGCAAAAGAGGCAAAAGATACGAGTTTTATTGCCGATTGGGAAGCTCTTCCAGAGGAAATAGAAGAGTCTTTTTTAGCAACTTTTTGGAATAAAGAAAAAGGCTATTTATCGGATTATGTAGATGATACCCATCAAAGTTGGGCTGTTCGTCCAAATCAACTGTTTGCTGTTTCGCTTCCCTATTCATGCTTAAAGAAAAAGAAGAAAAAAGCCATTTTGGATGTGATCGAGAAAGAGCTTTTAACCTCGAAAGGATTAAGAACTTTATCGCCTAAAAATCATGAATATTTAGGGGTGTTTGGAGGCAGTGAAGAGAAACGAAATTTGGCCTTTCACCAAGGATCTGTTTTTCCATGGTTGTTTGGGCATTATGCTGAGGCTTATCTTACTCTTTATAAAAAAGGAGGAGAAGCTACCATCGATCGATTACTAGATGGTTTTGAAGATTGTTTGCATGAACATGGATTGGGTACTATTTCGGAGATTTACGATGGAAATCCTCCACATCGACCTAACGAGGCTACATCTTATGCACTTAGTGTTGCTGAGATTATAAGAGTAAAGAAAATGTTATTACAAAAATCTGATAAATAA
- a CDS encoding glycoside hydrolase family 57 protein encodes MKALCLYFQVHQPLRLRRYRFFDIGNDHYYYDDYTNESIMRNIADECYLPANKIMLEMIKKQKGKFKISFSITGIALDQFEQYAPDVIASFQELAKTGSVEFLAETYSHSLAALTNQDEFVEQVKSHSDRIENLFGMRPTVFRNTELIYSDEIGEMVAKMGYKAILTEGAKHILGWKSPNYLYCNAINPKLKILMRNYKLSDDISFRFSSEGWKEWPLTTGKLVGWLNDMDPKEDLVNIFMDYETFGEHQKKESGIFEFLAHLPADVISKSKFEFATPAELAENYQPIAQAHVPNVISWADEERDLSAWLGNKLQNEAFSKLYALRDDVLAVNDDRINKDWKFLQASDHFYYMCTKFFSDGDVHSYFNPYSSPYDAFINYMNVLSDFQIRLKELKDGIAVNPEELKSQLVEKEKLISKYERELKDLKNQFSQAE; translated from the coding sequence ATGAAAGCACTTTGTTTATATTTTCAAGTTCACCAACCATTACGTTTAAGAAGATATCGTTTTTTTGATATTGGAAATGATCATTATTACTATGATGATTATACCAATGAATCGATCATGAGAAATATTGCAGACGAATGTTATTTGCCTGCAAATAAAATAATGCTCGAAATGATCAAGAAGCAAAAAGGAAAGTTTAAAATTTCCTTCTCGATTACGGGTATTGCTTTGGATCAGTTTGAGCAGTATGCACCAGACGTGATTGCTAGTTTTCAAGAATTGGCAAAAACAGGTAGTGTTGAATTTTTAGCAGAAACCTACTCGCATTCTTTGGCTGCACTAACAAACCAAGATGAGTTTGTTGAGCAAGTTAAAAGTCATAGCGATCGCATCGAGAATTTATTTGGCATGCGTCCAACTGTTTTTCGCAATACCGAATTGATTTATTCGGATGAAATTGGCGAAATGGTTGCCAAAATGGGCTACAAAGCCATTTTAACAGAAGGAGCAAAACATATTTTGGGATGGAAGAGCCCTAACTATTTGTATTGCAATGCCATTAATCCGAAATTGAAAATTCTCATGAGGAATTACAAGTTGAGTGATGATATTTCATTCCGTTTTTCTTCTGAAGGATGGAAAGAATGGCCATTAACAACTGGTAAGTTGGTTGGTTGGCTCAACGATATGGATCCAAAAGAAGATTTGGTGAACATTTTCATGGATTACGAAACTTTTGGTGAGCATCAGAAAAAGGAATCGGGAATCTTTGAGTTTTTAGCTCATTTACCTGCTGATGTAATTTCAAAATCGAAATTTGAATTTGCTACACCTGCAGAATTAGCGGAGAATTATCAACCTATTGCGCAGGCACATGTGCCAAACGTTATTTCCTGGGCCGATGAGGAGAGAGATCTTTCTGCTTGGTTGGGTAATAAATTGCAAAACGAGGCTTTTTCGAAATTATACGCTTTGCGCGATGATGTTTTAGCAGTAAACGATGATCGAATTAACAAGGATTGGAAATTTTTACAAGCGAGTGATCATTTTTACTACATGTGTACAAAGTTCTTTTCCGATGGTGATGTACATTCTTACTTTAATCCGTACAGTTCACCTTACGATGCTTTTATCAATTACATGAATGTGTTAAGTGATTTCCAAATTCGTTTGAAAGAACTGAAAGATGGAATTGCTGTAAATCCTGAAGAATTAAAAAGTCAATTAGTCGAAAAAGAGAAATTGATTTCGAAATACGAAAGAGAATTGAAAGATTTGAAGAATCAATTTTCGCAAGCCGAATAA
- the glgP gene encoding alpha-glucan family phosphorylase produces MNKRKITPDYVFEVSWEVCNKVGGIHTVISTKALTLKPLFEDNIIYIGPDFNSQEHRDKEFVEDVQLFSEWRTQALREGLSVRIGRWKIPGNPIVILIDFSSLMPLKDSVYTKLWEVYRLESLYGHDDYDDAAMFGYASGKAIESFVKFNELSDQKVVAQFHEWMTGSGCLYIKDSALDIATVFTTHATMLGRVLASNYENLYDNLKYFNAIEKPRQYNVTAKCSLEKCAAQAADCLSTVSEITARECAHFHDRSVDVVMPNGFEDDFVPDEEELKIKAGNAKKNLRKVAEALIGYELADNALLIGTGGRYEYKNKGIDVFLEALAQLNENKYFDRNVVAFFLIPGDQRGARKDLQENLSNYPEKKPLITPFLTHYLGNVDQDEILRKVKELGFGNGQNERVKVIFVPTYLDGADGIFNKSYYELLMGLDLSVFPSYYEPWGYTPMESVAFSVPTITTSLAGFGQWVRMIGEAGKGGVEVVERNDSNTKEVVSSIASYIQNFAVKSIDELLLCRENARSIAERTLWGNFIGNYHQAYEIAIKKNMEKRNESDAYVETGNNLSIPKSNHIHWRKLIIESNLPKELIGLEELSKNLWWCWNYRAIDLYKSIDKKLWISCKKNPILLLKQVPNSRMNELAGDKEFMAKYSSVIKEFNDYMNEKPEEGQPKIAYFSMEYGLNNNLKIYSGGLGILAGDYLKEASDSNVDMVAVGFMYRFGYFTQRLSLNGEQLVELDAQKFSQLPISRVRDSAGIEKSITFSLEGRTVIAKIWKVAVGRISLYLLDTDTEMNEEQDRSLTHQLYGGDWDNRIKQEILLGLGGIKTLEVLDIEPDLYHCNEGHAALINVERLINLIAKGYRYEEALEIVRSSSLFTTHTPVPAGHDTFSADMIRHYLSYVPEQLKLDWDQFLALGRVNPLDYNEKFSMSNLAANTSVAMNGVSMLHGKISQEMFNNLYQGYFPEELHIGYVTNGVHYPSWTAQEWRSLYEKEFDAGFVNDLSNKDYWRKIYDVPDKKIWKIKNTLRKKLIDFAKKRFQENWVKRYEDPRALVDIIDSIDENALTIGFARRFATYKRAHLLFSDLDRLSKLLNNPEKPVQFIFAGKAHPADKAGQDLIKLIVEISRRPEFEGKILFLENYDMELGQRLVKGVDIWMNTPTRPLEASGTSGEKAVMNGVLNFSVLDGWWLEGYREGAGWALTENRTYDNQGFQDELDAQTIYSMFENEVIPLYYDRDKNDIPVAWIQYVKKCIAEIAPEYTTKRMIDDYKDRFYNKMHKRVLKLKENDYQISKDVAAWKQRILNGWDQIEVVSVDTPSTPKHKYQSGEKYHMEVALDLKGLIDESIGVELVLRTAMDNQKPGPIRTEQLIFDRKVDTLAFYRLDLELNDPGIFDFGLRMYAYNSELAHRQDFNYVKWI; encoded by the coding sequence ATGAATAAAAGAAAGATAACACCGGATTATGTATTCGAGGTTAGTTGGGAAGTTTGTAATAAGGTGGGTGGAATTCATACTGTAATTTCGACTAAGGCCTTGACATTAAAACCTTTGTTTGAGGATAATATTATCTACATCGGACCTGATTTTAACAGTCAGGAACACAGAGATAAAGAGTTTGTTGAAGATGTACAATTATTCTCGGAATGGCGAACACAAGCACTTCGTGAAGGATTATCAGTTCGAATTGGTCGATGGAAAATTCCAGGGAATCCAATTGTCATTTTAATTGATTTTTCAAGTTTAATGCCTCTTAAAGATTCGGTATATACGAAACTTTGGGAAGTTTATCGCTTGGAATCATTGTATGGACATGATGATTATGATGACGCTGCTATGTTTGGTTATGCTAGTGGTAAAGCAATTGAGAGCTTTGTGAAGTTTAATGAGCTATCCGATCAAAAGGTTGTTGCTCAGTTTCATGAATGGATGACAGGTTCTGGGTGTTTGTACATAAAAGATAGTGCTCTGGATATTGCAACTGTATTTACAACCCATGCTACGATGTTGGGTAGAGTGTTGGCAAGTAATTATGAAAATTTGTATGACAATCTGAAATATTTTAATGCAATTGAGAAGCCGAGACAGTATAATGTAACAGCCAAATGTTCTTTGGAAAAATGTGCTGCTCAGGCGGCAGATTGTTTATCCACGGTAAGTGAAATTACGGCAAGAGAATGTGCACACTTTCATGATCGTTCGGTAGATGTTGTTATGCCAAATGGTTTTGAAGACGATTTTGTTCCTGATGAGGAAGAGCTGAAAATAAAGGCAGGTAATGCTAAAAAGAATCTTCGAAAAGTTGCAGAGGCATTAATTGGTTATGAATTGGCAGATAATGCATTGCTAATAGGAACAGGAGGAAGATATGAATACAAAAACAAGGGAATTGATGTCTTTCTTGAGGCTTTAGCTCAATTAAATGAGAATAAATATTTTGACCGAAATGTTGTTGCTTTCTTTTTAATACCGGGCGATCAAAGAGGAGCAAGAAAAGATTTGCAAGAGAATTTGAGTAACTATCCAGAAAAGAAACCATTGATAACACCTTTTTTAACGCATTATCTGGGCAATGTAGACCAAGATGAAATATTGCGTAAAGTGAAAGAGTTGGGGTTTGGGAATGGTCAAAATGAAAGAGTTAAAGTCATTTTTGTTCCTACTTACCTAGATGGTGCGGATGGAATTTTCAATAAATCATATTACGAACTCTTAATGGGATTAGACCTATCGGTTTTTCCATCCTACTATGAGCCGTGGGGATACACACCAATGGAAAGTGTCGCTTTTAGTGTTCCAACAATTACAACATCATTGGCTGGATTTGGCCAATGGGTTCGTATGATTGGAGAAGCTGGAAAAGGTGGCGTTGAGGTAGTGGAACGTAACGACTCTAATACAAAAGAAGTGGTGTCTAGTATTGCTTCTTACATTCAAAATTTTGCAGTAAAATCCATCGATGAACTGTTACTGTGTCGGGAAAATGCCAGAAGTATTGCAGAGCGAACTCTTTGGGGAAATTTTATTGGAAATTATCATCAAGCCTACGAAATAGCAATCAAGAAAAATATGGAGAAAAGAAATGAATCAGACGCGTATGTAGAGACAGGAAATAACCTGAGCATACCAAAAAGTAATCATATACATTGGCGTAAATTAATTATTGAGTCGAACTTACCTAAAGAACTAATAGGTTTAGAAGAATTATCGAAAAATTTATGGTGGTGTTGGAATTACCGCGCAATTGATCTTTATAAATCAATAGATAAGAAATTATGGATTAGTTGTAAGAAAAATCCAATTCTTCTTCTAAAGCAGGTGCCAAATTCTCGAATGAATGAATTGGCAGGAGACAAAGAGTTCATGGCTAAGTATTCGTCGGTTATTAAAGAATTTAATGATTACATGAATGAAAAGCCAGAGGAAGGTCAACCTAAGATTGCGTATTTCAGTATGGAGTATGGCTTGAATAACAATCTAAAAATATACTCTGGAGGTTTAGGTATTTTAGCGGGTGATTACTTGAAGGAAGCAAGTGATTCGAATGTGGATATGGTTGCTGTTGGTTTTATGTATCGTTTTGGATATTTTACACAGCGTTTGTCCTTGAATGGAGAGCAATTGGTAGAGCTTGATGCTCAGAAATTTTCTCAACTACCAATTAGTAGAGTTCGCGATTCAGCAGGAATAGAGAAGTCGATAACATTCTCATTAGAAGGAAGAACCGTTATTGCTAAGATTTGGAAAGTAGCAGTTGGACGTATTTCATTGTATTTGTTAGATACGGATACAGAAATGAATGAAGAACAAGATCGTTCTTTAACGCATCAGCTGTATGGGGGAGATTGGGATAATCGTATTAAGCAAGAGATTCTTTTAGGTTTGGGTGGTATTAAAACACTTGAAGTTTTGGATATTGAGCCTGATTTGTATCATTGCAACGAAGGACATGCTGCCTTGATTAATGTTGAACGATTGATTAATTTGATTGCTAAAGGATATCGATACGAAGAGGCATTGGAAATTGTTAGATCTTCTTCTTTGTTTACGACTCATACGCCTGTGCCAGCTGGTCATGATACTTTTTCTGCAGATATGATTCGACATTACTTATCGTATGTGCCAGAGCAACTAAAATTAGATTGGGATCAATTTTTAGCTTTGGGTAGAGTAAACCCACTGGATTACAATGAGAAATTCTCGATGAGTAATTTGGCAGCCAATACTTCTGTAGCTATGAATGGTGTAAGTATGTTACATGGTAAAATTTCTCAGGAGATGTTCAATAATCTTTACCAGGGATATTTTCCAGAGGAATTGCACATTGGTTACGTAACCAATGGAGTTCATTATCCTAGTTGGACTGCTCAGGAGTGGAGAAGTTTGTACGAAAAGGAATTTGATGCAGGCTTTGTGAATGATTTGTCTAATAAAGATTATTGGCGAAAAATATATGATGTGCCAGATAAGAAAATCTGGAAAATCAAAAATACCCTACGCAAAAAGTTGATTGATTTTGCAAAGAAGAGATTTCAGGAAAATTGGGTGAAAAGATATGAGGATCCTCGTGCATTAGTAGATATAATTGATTCTATCGATGAGAATGCTTTAACAATTGGTTTTGCTCGTCGATTCGCTACTTATAAAAGAGCTCACTTGTTGTTTAGTGATTTGGATCGCCTGTCGAAATTATTAAACAATCCAGAAAAACCTGTGCAGTTTATCTTTGCAGGAAAAGCTCACCCTGCAGATAAAGCTGGTCAAGATTTAATTAAATTGATCGTTGAGATTTCTCGCCGACCAGAATTTGAAGGAAAGATATTGTTCTTGGAAAATTACGATATGGAACTTGGACAACGCTTGGTGAAAGGTGTAGATATTTGGATGAATACACCAACTAGACCATTGGAAGCATCTGGAACTTCAGGAGAGAAAGCTGTAATGAATGGCGTGCTTAACTTTAGTGTTCTAGATGGATGGTGGTTAGAAGGATATCGTGAAGGTGCTGGTTGGGCACTAACCGAGAATAGAACATACGATAATCAAGGTTTTCAGGATGAATTAGATGCTCAAACCATTTATTCAATGTTTGAAAATGAAGTTATCCCTCTTTATTATGATCGTGATAAAAATGATATTCCAGTAGCTTGGATTCAGTACGTTAAGAAATGTATTGCAGAAATTGCTCCTGAGTATACAACCAAGAGAATGATAGATGATTACAAGGATCGTTTTTACAATAAGATGCACAAGAGAGTGCTAAAATTAAAAGAAAACGATTACCAGATAAGTAAAGATGTTGCTGCCTGGAAACAGAGAATTCTTAATGGTTGGGATCAAATAGAAGTTGTATCAGTTGATACGCCAAGTACACCAAAGCATAAATATCAATCTGGTGAAAAATACCATATGGAAGTGGCTCTTGATCTGAAAGGATTAATCGACGAATCGATAGGTGTGGAGTTGGTTCTAAGAACTGCAATGGACAATCAAAAACCAGGTCCAATTAGAACGGAGCAATTGATATTTGATCGCAAGGTCGATACATTGGCATTTTACCGTCTGGATTTAGAATTAAACGATCCAGGAATATTTGATTTTGGTCTTAGAATGTATGCTTATAATTCAGAATTAGCGCATCGACAAGATTTTAATTACGTTAAATGGATTTAA